From the genome of Streptacidiphilus sp. PB12-B1b:
AAACTGGTGCCGACCTGGGCCGAGAAGCTCACCTGGACCGGCGGCGACGGCAGCTCGCTGACCGTGCACCGCACCCCCGTCGGCCCGCTCGGCGTCCTCGCCTGCGGCGAGAACACCAACACCCTGGCCCGGTTCACCCTGCTGGCACAGGGCGAACTGGTGCACGCCGCAAGCTACATCGCGCTGCCGGTGGCGCCCGAGGACTACGACATGGCCGACGCTATCGCCGTCCGCACCGCCGCCCACAGCTTCGAGGGCAAGGTCTTCTCCGTCGTCGCCTGCTCCACCATCTCCCCGGAGATCGTGGACGCCATCGCCGGGGACGACCCGGACGTCCGCAAGCTGCTGGGCCGCCCGCGCAGCGCCCTCTCCGGCGTCTTCGGCCCCGACGGCCGCCCGGTCACCGAACCGCTGATCGACGACGACGGCATCGTCTACGCCGAGATCGACCTGAGGAAGTGCATCCAGCCCAAGCAGATGCACGACATCGTCGGCCACTACAACCGCTTCGACGTCTTCCGGCTGCACGTGGACAACCGCCCGCTCAGCCCGCTGACGTTCACCGACCCCCGGCCGGCCTCCGCCCCGGCCCCCGCGCCCACCGCCACCCAGGAGGAATCGTGACCGCGCAGGACGACACCGCGCTGGGCCGCGCCCGCGTCAGCGACACCCCGGAACTCACCGCCTACTACCGCGAACTGGCCGCCCTGGACGCCGGGGCGCTGTGGACCGTCGCCAACGAGATCGAGCCCTGGTACCCGCAGCCCAGGTCCGTGCCGGTGCTCTGGCGCTACGACGAGCTGCGCCCGCTGGTCCACAAGGCGCTGCCGCTGGTCAAGGCCGACGACGCCGGACGGCGCGTGGTGATGCTGGTCAACCCCGGCCGCCGGGACGTCAGCGCCGCCGTCGGGCTGCTCTACACCGGGCTGCAGATCATGGGCCCCGGCGAGGCCATGACCGCCCACCGGCACCAGGCCGCCGCGCTGCGCTTCGTGCACGAGGGCGTCGGCGCCTGGACAGTGGTGGACGGCCAGAAGCTCGAGGTGGGCCCGCGCGACTTCGCCATCACCCCCAACGGCACCTGGCACGAGCACGGCAACGAATCCGCCGACGCCCCCGTCGTCTGGCAGGACGGCCTGGACATCCCCCTGGTCAACGCCCTGGACGCGGGCTTCTACGAAGTGCACCCGGACCTCTACCAGACCCCCGGCACGGTGGTGAACTCCTCGCTGCTGGCCTACAGCGGCAACCTGCTGCCGTACGGCGTGGAGAAGTGGACCAGGCCCTACTCGCCGCTGCTCGGCTACCCCTGGGAGCCCACCTACCAGGCCCTGCTCGACCTGGCCCTGACCGGCCCGGGATCGCCCTACGACGGTGTGATCATGGAGTACACCAACCCGGTCACCGGCGGCCCGGTGATGCCCACCATGGGCGCCCACATGCAGCTGCTGCGCCCGGGCCAGGCCACCCGCGCCCACCGGCACACCGGCTCGGTGGTCTACACGGCCGCCAAGGGCCGGGGCTTCTCGGTGATCGCCGGGCAGCGGTTCGACTGGCGGCAGGGGGACATCTTCTGCGTCCCCTCCTGGGCCTGGCACGAGCACGCCAACCTGGACCAGGGCGAGGACGCCTGCCTGTTCTCGTTCAACGACTTCCCGGTGATGCGCTCGCTGGCCTTCCACCGCGAAGAGGCCTACCCCGACCACGACGGCCACCAGCCGGTCCTGACGGACCAGCAGTAGCCGGCGGGCCCCATCCACGGCAGCAGACCCAAGGAGAGACACCCATGCGACTGGTCACCTACGCCGTCGACGGCACCCCCGACCGCCTCGGCGCCCTGGACGGCGACCGCGTGCTCGACCTCGCCGCGCTGGCCGAGGCCGCCGGCGCCGACCTGCCCGGCGACCTGCTCGGACTGGTCCGGGCCGGCGACCCGGCCCTGGACACCGCACGCTCGCTGCTGGCCGCCGACCCGGCCGCCCGCCCGGCGCACGCCGCGCACCGGCTGGAGCAGGTGGTTCTGCGCGCCCCGCTGCGGCCCGGCAAGATCGTCGGCGTCGGCCTCAACTACGTGGAGCACGTGGAGGAGTCCAGCCGCAGCCTGGACACCGCCAAGGACCTGCCCGAGCGCCCGGTGCTGTTCTCCAAGCCCGGCACCGCCGTGATCGGCCCCGGCCAGCCCGTCCGGCACAACGCCGACCTCACCGTCCAGCTGGACTGGGAGTGCGAACTGGCGGTGGTCATCGGCCGCACCGCCTTCCGGGTCGACGAGCAGGACGCCTGGCGGCACATCGTCGGCTACACCGTCACCAACGACATCAGCGCCCGCGACCAGCGCCGCTCCGGCCAGTGGTTCTTCTCCAAGGGCCAGGACTCCTACGCCCCGCTCGGCCCCTGCCTGGTCACCGCCGACGAGATCCCCGACCCGCACGCGCTGGACCTCTCGCTGCGGGTCAACGGCGAGACCAAGCAAAAGTCCAACACCCGTCACATGCTCTTCCGCATCCCGCGCCTGATCGCCGACATCACCTCCGGGATGACCCTGGAGCCGGGCGACGTCATCGCCACCGGCTCGCCCTCCGGGGTGGGCGCCGGGATGGTCCCGCCGCAGTTCCTGTTCCCCGGCGACCTGGTCGAGGCCACCATCGAGGCCATCGGCACGCTGGCCAACCCGGTGATCGACGCCCGCTGACCGCCCGCCCCGCCGCCCCGACGAGGAGTCCCATGCCCCCGCGCACCTACCGGATCGGACAGATCGTCCCGAGTTCCAACGTCACCATGGAAACCGAGGTCCCCGCCATCCTGCGCGCCCGCGAGAGGGTCGCGCCGGAGCGCTTCACCTTCCACTCCAGCCGGATGCGGATGACCCGGGTCACCCCCGAGCAGCTCAGGGCCATGGACGCCGACTCGGACCGCTGCGCCGTCGAGCTCTCCGACGCCCGGGTCGACGTCCTCGGCTACGCCTGCCTGGTGGCCCTCATGAGCGCCGGACCGGGCTACCACCGGCAGGCCCAGCAGCGGCTGCACACCCGCACCGTGGACAACGGCGCCCCGGCCCCGGTGGTGACCAGCGCCGGGGCCCTGGTCGAGGGGCTGCGCACGCTCGGCGCCCGGCGGATCGCGCTGATCGCCCCGTACCTGCGGCCGCTGACCCGCACCGTCGTCGACTACCTGACCCACGAGGGCATCGAGGTGGTCGACTACCGCGCCCTGGAGATCCCGGACAACCTGGAGGTGGCCGCGCACGACCCGGGCCGACTGCCCGGTCTGGCCAAGGGCCTGGACCACGCCGACGCGGACGCCGTCGTCCTGTCCGCCTGCGTGCAGATGCCCTCGCTGTCCGCCGTCGAGGAGGCCGAACAGCTGCTCGGCAAGCCGGTGGTGTCCGCCGCGGTGTGCACCGTCCACCAAATACTTCGGGCCCTGGAGCTGCCGGCCTTCGCCCCGGGCGCGGGCCGCCTGCTCTCCGGCGCCTACGCCGAGGGCCCGGCCGGGCCCGGGTCGGCGGCCGCCCGGGGCTGAGCCGGGCCCCGAAGGGCGGGCCGGACCGCTCGGTATGATCATCGCGGTACTCGGAGGAAAGGCGACCATGTCGGAGACCGCGGCCCGGCCCAGCGCCCTGATCAACACGATCTACGGCGAGTTCGTCCGCCGCCTCGGCGGCTGGATCTCCATCGCCGACCTGATCGCGCTGATGGCCGAACTGGACGTCGACGGCCCGGCCGTGCGCTCGGCGATCTCCCGGCTGAAGAAGAGCG
Proteins encoded in this window:
- a CDS encoding carbon-nitrogen hydrolase family protein produces the protein MHLPRFTAAAVQASPVYLDPAATTAKAVALIGEAAGRGASLIVFPEVFLPGYPYWNWTMNPVQGSPWFERLYLASVDLDGPEVDALRAAARSHGVVLVIGVNERGANSLGVLYNTLLTIGAEGELLGVHRKLVPTWAEKLTWTGGDGSSLTVHRTPVGPLGVLACGENTNTLARFTLLAQGELVHAASYIALPVAPEDYDMADAIAVRTAAHSFEGKVFSVVACSTISPEIVDAIAGDDPDVRKLLGRPRSALSGVFGPDGRPVTEPLIDDDGIVYAEIDLRKCIQPKQMHDIVGHYNRFDVFRLHVDNRPLSPLTFTDPRPASAPAPAPTATQEES
- a CDS encoding cupin domain-containing protein produces the protein MTAQDDTALGRARVSDTPELTAYYRELAALDAGALWTVANEIEPWYPQPRSVPVLWRYDELRPLVHKALPLVKADDAGRRVVMLVNPGRRDVSAAVGLLYTGLQIMGPGEAMTAHRHQAAALRFVHEGVGAWTVVDGQKLEVGPRDFAITPNGTWHEHGNESADAPVVWQDGLDIPLVNALDAGFYEVHPDLYQTPGTVVNSSLLAYSGNLLPYGVEKWTRPYSPLLGYPWEPTYQALLDLALTGPGSPYDGVIMEYTNPVTGGPVMPTMGAHMQLLRPGQATRAHRHTGSVVYTAAKGRGFSVIAGQRFDWRQGDIFCVPSWAWHEHANLDQGEDACLFSFNDFPVMRSLAFHREEAYPDHDGHQPVLTDQQ
- a CDS encoding fumarylacetoacetate hydrolase family protein, giving the protein MRLVTYAVDGTPDRLGALDGDRVLDLAALAEAAGADLPGDLLGLVRAGDPALDTARSLLAADPAARPAHAAHRLEQVVLRAPLRPGKIVGVGLNYVEHVEESSRSLDTAKDLPERPVLFSKPGTAVIGPGQPVRHNADLTVQLDWECELAVVIGRTAFRVDEQDAWRHIVGYTVTNDISARDQRRSGQWFFSKGQDSYAPLGPCLVTADEIPDPHALDLSLRVNGETKQKSNTRHMLFRIPRLIADITSGMTLEPGDVIATGSPSGVGAGMVPPQFLFPGDLVEATIEAIGTLANPVIDAR
- a CDS encoding Asp/Glu racemase, which encodes MPPRTYRIGQIVPSSNVTMETEVPAILRARERVAPERFTFHSSRMRMTRVTPEQLRAMDADSDRCAVELSDARVDVLGYACLVALMSAGPGYHRQAQQRLHTRTVDNGAPAPVVTSAGALVEGLRTLGARRIALIAPYLRPLTRTVVDYLTHEGIEVVDYRALEIPDNLEVAAHDPGRLPGLAKGLDHADADAVVLSACVQMPSLSAVEEAEQLLGKPVVSAAVCTVHQILRALELPAFAPGAGRLLSGAYAEGPAGPGSAAARG